From one Montipora capricornis isolate CH-2021 chromosome 10, ASM3666992v2, whole genome shotgun sequence genomic stretch:
- the LOC138020044 gene encoding uncharacterized protein: MAGTMSVFENKPIKGTPTFKDGGCPYIKLSKQPFIDEVKRCPAFQKDVCPFKNAKTIKECIAEFSKVPASHHEGVAYKALLDALKAFHSESKKEEEKVGKCPAFKTKDGCPFKSVKLSDGKPLVISPEQLL; encoded by the coding sequence AGTGTTTTCGAGAACAAACCTATCAAAGGTACCCCCACATTCAAGGATGGTGGCTGCCCTTACATCAAGTTATCAAAACAGCCTTTCATTGACGAAGTGAAAAGGTGCCCCGCGTTTCAGAAAGATGTGTGCCCCTTCAAAAATGCCAAGACCATCAAAGAATGTATCGCAGAATTTTCCAAGGTCCCAGCATCGCACCATGAGGGCGTAGCGTATAAAGCGCTGCTAGATGCGTTGAAGGCTTTTCATTCAGAGTCCAAAAAGGAAGAGGAGAAAGTCGGCAAATGTCCTGCATTTAAAACAAAGGATGGTTGCCCATTCAAGTCAGTCAAGCTGAGCGACGGAAAGCCACTTGTGATTTCTCCAGAACAACTACTGTAA